A genomic window from Anthonomus grandis grandis chromosome 2, icAntGran1.3, whole genome shotgun sequence includes:
- the LOC126750691 gene encoding uncharacterized protein LOC126750691, translated as MACKVVILLLGLIAQILADSCTVSDYNNVATAAKTCDTLTLKDIEIPSETTMTIALKDGATLVFDGHVTHVVAEWAGDLVRITGKNVLVTGTDNHLLDGLGPKHWKGDSETTILRPKFMRFKLNDSHIKNLKLKNCPNNCFLLSGSNNLVTNIHVDNYDGYPGVAGKKYAKNTDGFGVSGTNNTILNSKVVNQDDCIVVGGGSKLTFQNIHCNGSHGLSLSVKGGDVSDVQFLDSKIVYANNAIHIKTNNQGSTGSIKNILYKNIEFNHIDRYAVSIQENYPSGEAKANIPITNLTLDNVYGSMTGKKSVAMQIICATGGCADWTFKDVKVSGAKKSNVCQDVPSGISC; from the exons ATGGCTTGTAAGGTTGTAATTTTGCTCTTGGGCTTAATCGCCCAAATTCTCGCCGATTCTTGTACAGTTTCTGACTATAACAATGTAGCAACTGCGGCAAAAACCTGCGATACTCTCACCCTAAAAGATATCGAAATCCCTTCAGAAACCACAATGACAATAGCGTTAAAAGATGGCGCCACGTTGGTATTTGACGGTCATGTAACGCATGTGGTGGCTGAATGGGCTGGAGATTTGGTTCGTATTACTGGAAAAAATGTCTTGGTTACTGGAACAGATA ATCACTTATTGGATGGTTTAGGTCCGAAACACTGGAAAGGTGACTCCGAAACCACCATTTTGAGGCCGAAATTTATGAGGTTTAAACTGAACGATtcccatattaaaaatttgaaattgaagAATTGTCCTAATAATTGCTTTTTGTTGTCGGGTAGCAACAATCTGGTTACGAACATCCACGTGGATAATTACGATGGTTATCCG GGTGTGGCCGGTAAGAAATATGCCAAAAACACCGATGGATTTGGCGTCAGTGGTACCAACAACACCATATTAAACTCGAAGGTGGTGAACCAAGATGACTGTATAGTGGTGGGAGGTGGTTCGAAACTCACTTTCCAGAATATCCACTGTAACGGTTCCCACGGATTAAGTTTATCG GTTAAAGGAGGTGACGTGTCCGATGTCCAGTTCCTAGACTCAAAAATTGTATATGCCAATAATGCCATTCATATTAAGACGAACAACCAGGGCAGTACTGGatcgattaaaaatattttgtataaaaatattgaatttaacc ATATCGATCGCTACGCAGTTTCTATCCAAGAAAACTATCCAAGCGGAGAAGCCAAGGCCAACATTCCGATTACAAACTTGACCCTGGATAATGTCTATGGCAGTATGACCGGCAAGAAGAGCGTGGCAATGCAAATTATATGCGCGACAGGAGGCTGCGCAGATTGGACTTTTAAGGATGTCAAAGTTAGCGGGGCTAAGAAATCTAACGTTTGTCAAGATGTGCCATCAGGAATTTCTTGCTAG